Proteins encoded within one genomic window of Vicia villosa cultivar HV-30 ecotype Madison, WI unplaced genomic scaffold, Vvil1.0 ctg.000506F_1_1, whole genome shotgun sequence:
- the LOC131629084 gene encoding histone H2A.1-like: MDASTKVKKGAGGRKGGGPRKKSVTRSVRAGLQFPVGRIGRFLKKGRYAQRVGTGAPVYLAAVLEYLAAEVLELAGNAARDNKKNRISPRHLLLAIRNDEELGKLLAGVTIAHGGVLPNINPVLLPKRNENAAASTPKSPSKARKSPKKD, from the exons atggaCGCAAGCACGAAGGTGAAGAAAGGTGCCGGAGGAAGGAAAGGAGGAGGACCAAGGAAGAAGTCGGTCACTAGATCCGTCAGAGCCGGACTTCAGTTCCCCGTCGGAAGAATCGGCCGTTTCTTGAAGAAAGGCAGATACGCTCAGCGTGTTGGAACTGGCGCTCCTGTTTACCTAGCTGCCGTTCTTGAATATCTTGCCGCTGAG GTTCTTGAGTTGGCTGGAAATGCGGCACGTGATAACAAGAAGAATAGGATAAGTCCAAGACATTTGTTGTTGGCTATTAGGAATGATGAAGAGCTTGGAAAATTGCTTGCTGGTGTTACTATTGCTCATGGTGGTGTTCTTCCTAATATTAACCCTGTGCTTTTGCCTAAGAGGAATGAAAATGCTGCTGCTAGTACTCCCAAGTCTCCATCGAAGGCCAGGAAATCTCCAAAGAAAGATTAG
- the LOC131629085 gene encoding histone H2A.1-like, whose product MDASTKVKKGAGGRKGGGPRKKSVTRSVRAGLQFPVGRIGRFLKKGRYAQRVGTGAPVYLAAVLEYLAAEVLELAGNAARDNKKKSISPRHLLLAIRNDEELGKLLAGVTIAHGGVLPNINPVLLPKRTEKTAASTPKSPSKAKKSPKKA is encoded by the exons ATGGACGCAAGCACAAAGGTGAAGAAAGGAGCAGGAGGAAGGAAAGGAGGAGGACCAAGGAAGAAGTCCGTCACAAGATCCGTCAGAGCCGGACTTCAGTTCCCCGTCGGAAGAATCGGCCGGTTCTTGAAGAAAGGTAGATACGCTCAGCGTGTTGGTACTGGCGCTCCTGTTTACCTAGCTGCCGTTCTTGAATATCTTGCCGCTGAG GTTCTTGAGTTGGCTGGAAATGCAGCACGTGATAACAAGAAGAAGAGTATTAGTCCAAGGCATTTGTTGTTGGCTATTAGGAATGATGAAGAGCTTGGAAAGTTGCTTGCTGGTGTTACTATTGCTCATGGTGGTGTTCTTCCTAACATTAACCCTGTGCTTTTGCCTAAGAGGACTGAAAAGACTGCTGCTAGTACTCCCAAGTCTCCATCTAAGGCCAAGAAATCCCCAAAGAAAGCCTAG
- the LOC131629071 gene encoding uncharacterized protein LOC131629071, which yields MLRNGDVEIEFEYVLTMFYTSMPILTALHGGNGVLKLFPWTKDFTPSTLKQTSAQVWIRIHGLSQEYWRPRILFTIASSIGTPICIDSASTKSVFDRPFGHYVRVLVDLDLTKDLSYKILVERVGFAFFVDIDYEKIPAFCNFCKCIGHSLDNCKRKDLTLGKDKENIQRQEKHIYIPTGKKLSTGENSKSNPESQVAMGDNGARPAPISTPIIDCNTEVPPDSSNDRNEDCNTDPILVPVLSGATHRLSADREESSDGEFVDATQMVNFVPETQLDERFKNQVTNFLHESWNNMADLDDPGVDLFQQ from the exons ATGCTGAGAAATGGAGATGTTGAGATAGAATTTGAATATGTGTTGACAATGTTTTATACTTCCATG cctattttgacagctctacatgGAGGTAATGGTGTCCTAAAGCTGTTCCCTTGGACTAAGGATTTTACTCCTTCTACCCTAAAGCAGACATCTGCTCAGGTGTGGATAAGGATCCATGGTCTCTCCCAAGAGTACTGGAGACCACGCATCCTCTTTACAATAGCAAGCAGCATAGGTACGCCTATTTGTATTGATTCTGCATCCACTAAATCGGTTTTTGATAGACCTTTTGGGCATTATGTTCGTGTGCTTGTTGACCTGGACCTTACGAAGGATCTGAGCTATAAGATTCTTGTGGAGAGGGTAGGGTTTGCTTTCTTTGTTGATATTGACTATGAAAAGATTCCGGCgttttgtaatttttgtaaatGCATTGGGCATTCTCTCGACAACTGCAAAAGAAAGGATCTTACCTTAGGTAAAGACAAGGAAAACATACAAAGACAAGAGAAACATATTTACATCCCTACAGGGAAGAAACTTAGCACAGGTGAGAACTCCAAAAGCAATCCGGAATCCCAGGTGGCTATGGGGGATAATGGAGCGAGGCCTGCACCTATTTCAACTCCTATTATTGACTGCAACACAGAGGTTCCTCCAGATAGCTCTAATGATAGAAATGAAGACTGTAATACCGATCCTATATTAGTTCCTGTTCTCTCTGGTGCTACTCACAGGCTCTCTGCAGATAGGGAGGAATCCTCTGATGGGGAGTTTGTTGATGCTACACAGATGGTGAATTTTGTTCCAGAAACACAATTAGATGAAAGATTTAAGAACCAAGTCACAAATTTTCTTCATGAGTCTTGGAATAACATGGCTGATTTGGATGACCCCGGGGTGGACTTGTTTCAGCAATAA